The genomic segment CATCATACACCTCGATGAATATAATTTACGTATACGATATCTTCTCCTTGCATTGTTGTCAATAAAAATCATTTATTTCTGTAATCCTTTTCTTAAACGCATCAGATACCATGATCGTAAAATGATGCGTACAAATTGATTAGTATATTCTGAATAAATTAATCATCATAGCATAATCACCCTCCCAAGGTGATATTTCCTCAGTCTCCGCTTGCATCTTATTCTTTTGGGCGAGAGCAGCTTTGAATAAGACTTCTATTTGCGTCTCAGTGATTCCGACATTGCTGGTTGACGGATTAACCATTTTAGAAAAAGTGGCAGCCATTGACAAAAAATAAGGACTAACATGCAAAAGATAAAGAACATAGCCATCGTCGCCCATGTAGATCACGGCAAGACTACCCTCATCGACGCCATTCTCCGTCAAGCTGGGGTATTTAGAGCCAATGAACAGGTTTCAGAGCGAGTGATGGATTCAAACGATATAGAAAGAGAGCGCGGGATCACCATCTTTTCCAAGAGTGCATCCCTGCATTATCATTCTCACAAGATCAATCTCGTGGATACACCAGGTCACGCAGATTTTGGCGGTGAAGTGCAACGCATCATGGATATGGTGGATAGTGTCCTACTCTTGGTGGACGCTTTTGAGGGTCCCATGCCGCAGACGAAGTATGTGCTCAAAAACGCTCTGGCTTTAGGGCTTCATCCGATAGTAGTGATCAACAAGATAGATCGTCCCAAGGCTCGCCCACACGCAGTATTGGACATGGTGTTTGAGCTCTTTATGGAGCTTGGGGCAACCAACGAGCAATTGGACTTTGCCGTGATCTATGCCTCTGGGAAAGATGGCTATGCCGTCAACGAACTTACCGACGAGCCGAAAGATATCTTCCCACTCTTGGATTTGATCATCAAAGAAGTGCCAGATACTTCAGGAGATCGGCATCAACCCCTGCAAATGCTGGTCTCAGCGATTGAATATGACAACTATGTGGGCAAGATGGGTACTGGAAAGATTCACAATGGCAGCATCAAAAGCGGTAGCGAAGTGGCACTTCTCAAGAGCGACGGTTCCAAGGAGATTTATCGGGTTGCGGCACTGTATTGTTATGAAGGACTGCGCAAAAAAGAGATCAAGATCGCTCATGCCGGAGACATCGTTGCCATCGCAGGCTTGGAGAGCATAGGCATCGGAGAAACGGTAGCAGACAAGGATAAGAGCGTTGCTCTCCCCGGCATCAGTATTGATGAACCCACCATCGCTATAGAGTTTTACGTAAACAATTCACCGTTTATGGGACGCAGCGGCAAGTGGCTTACCTCCGGCAAGATCTGGGAGAGACTACAACGGGAGCTGAGAACTAATGTCTCCTTGGTAGCAGAACGCAGTCCCAATGGTGAATCCTTTACGGTAAAAGGTAGGGGAGAGCTTCAGCTATCCATTCTCATGGAAAACATGCGCCGTGAAGGCTATGAGTTTAATATCTCCAAACCTCGAGTGTTGTATAAACGCGAAAATGGCAAAGTTCTGGAACCCATAGAATTGGCAACGGTAGACGTAAGCAAAGAATATGTAGGTGCCACTATCGAGATCATGGGCAAAAGAAAAGGCGAAGTAATGCACATGAGCCCGGAAGTGGATGGTTATACACGCTTGGAATTCAAGGTTCCCGCACGCGGATTGATCGGTTTTCGCAATGAATTCCTCACCGAAACGCGGGGTACGGGACTCATCAGCCAATGTTTTTTTGGTTATGAGGAATACAAAGGCGAGATCGTCGGTTCCTCACATGGTTCTTTGATCGCCATGGAAAGCGGAGTGGCTCTGGGCTATTCACTCAATGCCTTCCAGCCGCGAGGAGTCCTCTTTATTGGAGCAAACACTGAGGTCTATGGCGGCATGATCGTAGGACAGCATAGCAAGGATTCCGACCTCGTGATCAACGTTTGCAAAGGAAAAAAACTTACGAACAATCGTGCCGCAGGCAAGGATGACGCCATCAAACTAATTCCGCCCAGAATCTTTAGTCTCGAACAAGCCATGGAGTATATCGGAGATGATGAGCTTCTGGAGATCACTCCGGATAGTATCCGCATGCGTAAGAAGACCTTGCATCACACAGATCGGAAGCGACAAGAGATTGCCGGTTGATTACTATTGCGCCACATCTTCTCAATCTCTTCTACGGCATAAAACCCATCATGGGGAAGAATATACTACCATCAATATCTAAAAACACCTGTGGTGAAGCATACTGAACAAGCCATTATGTAACGTCCCGCCTATAAGATGTAAATAGATTATCCGGGGATATGATGCCCACGTTGCTGGTATCGGAGTAGGCTAAACGCCGGAAGCTGCGTCGTTGCTGACACAAACACTTATTGCAGGAAGTGCTGTCCCTACAGGTAAATGTACATTTGTCTCAGCCTACTCAAACTAATTTATCGATTAGCGCTTTGATTTCATCAGAGGAGATGACCTTCCCAGAGGATACCACGTTTTCATCTATCACCAGAGCTGGTGTTAGCATCACCCCATAGTCCATAATCCGATTGAGATCTTCCACTTTTTCGATACTTGCTTCGATGCTCGCAGCCGATACGGCTTGCCGAGCGTTTTCTTC from the Candidatus Cloacimonadota bacterium genome contains:
- a CDS encoding thioredoxin family protein — protein: MQIKILGTGCPKCRKLEENARQAVSAASIEASIEKVEDLNRIMDYGVMLTPALVIDENVVSSGKVISSDEIKALIDKLV
- the typA gene encoding translational GTPase TypA → MQKIKNIAIVAHVDHGKTTLIDAILRQAGVFRANEQVSERVMDSNDIERERGITIFSKSASLHYHSHKINLVDTPGHADFGGEVQRIMDMVDSVLLLVDAFEGPMPQTKYVLKNALALGLHPIVVINKIDRPKARPHAVLDMVFELFMELGATNEQLDFAVIYASGKDGYAVNELTDEPKDIFPLLDLIIKEVPDTSGDRHQPLQMLVSAIEYDNYVGKMGTGKIHNGSIKSGSEVALLKSDGSKEIYRVAALYCYEGLRKKEIKIAHAGDIVAIAGLESIGIGETVADKDKSVALPGISIDEPTIAIEFYVNNSPFMGRSGKWLTSGKIWERLQRELRTNVSLVAERSPNGESFTVKGRGELQLSILMENMRREGYEFNISKPRVLYKRENGKVLEPIELATVDVSKEYVGATIEIMGKRKGEVMHMSPEVDGYTRLEFKVPARGLIGFRNEFLTETRGTGLISQCFFGYEEYKGEIVGSSHGSLIAMESGVALGYSLNAFQPRGVLFIGANTEVYGGMIVGQHSKDSDLVINVCKGKKLTNNRAAGKDDAIKLIPPRIFSLEQAMEYIGDDELLEITPDSIRMRKKTLHHTDRKRQEIAG